The region ATACTGCAAATCAGACGAGCTCTCCACTTTCCCACCAGATGATCGCTTTCTCGGATACTCTTCTTGGGACGATTCGCCATGCGCATCATCCCGCGTTTCAACCGTGttcttccggtttccggttccgaaGTACAGTTTCACATATTTTAATCCATGACTGGATAGATTAATACAAATTGGACAGAATGATTCCGAATCAATTaaatagaaggaaaaaaaatcaatatggGAATAAATGATTCCAGTGACATAGTGTTATAGCTTATCTCAGTATGCAATTGGCTTACCTGTTGTATAAGTTACCAGACTCTGATCGACGAAGACGATTTATCTCTCCCGTTTCGGGTACGATTTGATCGATAAAGTGTGGACGACATTTCAGTAAAAAGTCTTGAACACTGCCTAGTGGGCAGAATTCGACGATAACCATGAGTTTTCCTAATGATAAAAGGAGTTATTATCACTAACTGCATGACTGTGTTCGAGATTATGTAGTTGACTTACGTTTGCTTATATTTTTCGTGACTGCTCCAAGTAAGTTGACGACATTCACATGCTGACCTAAGTGAATCATTATCTTGAGCTCCGTAACAAGCGCCAGGATTGCCTCGTTATCGGCCTGCTTCTTTATCATCTTCACAGCAACAGTTGTTGCATTCTCGTGTTCCTTTATACCAATGGCCTTTGCTTTCATGACCACACCATAAGCACCAGAGCCAAGCTGTTCTAGAAGCTCAATGCTCTCCATTGGAAACTCATAATCAGCATTGTATGGCAGGAGATCGGCTTGTTCGTTTAACGCCAAGGCAGGATTATAACAGTCTAGATTTCCTTCCTCAAAGTATGCCAAACCGGCCTCCTTCATGGCTTCtacttcctttttcttcttataATAGAAATGGATAAACAGTACAATGGCAGCAatcaacagaagcaacagagaCACGATGGAAAATATCATAAAATCTTTTAGCCAGGTAGCTggaaagagaagggaaaaccGTAGAATAAGATCACTTCCATTGACCTTGAATCAAAAAATTTTAAACTCACGGCGTATGGTAACCATCCAGCGCTTTGAAACCGTGCCCATTTTGTTCTCTGCTTCACATCTATACGTTCCAGTATTGTTTTCCTGCATACTCTCGATTTGTAGTATACTTTTACCCTTTTGCTTCAATATAGTTATGTTCATGTTGTTCTTATCTGGAATTAGTTCTTCGTGATCTGAAACATTCTTCTTGAACCATCTGACTTGGGGCTCAGGAACTCCACCGATAAGGCATTCGAGAACAAGGGTGGTATTCAAATCAACTGACTGACTTTCAATATCGAAGTTACTATCTATTGTCGCTTCACTTGGAGTGTCAATTGTCAAATTGAAATCTTTACGTTCGACTGTTCCATTTCTATTCGTCACAAAACATGAAATGTTACCAGCATCTTTTAAATTGGCATTGATTATGGTGAAATTTGTCTCCCAGACGTACGATGGATTTCCAATGTAACTGACATCTGAAGCCCAAATTCGATCAGATTTGATTAGCTTTTTACCTTTGTACTCAAAATATGTCTCATTAGTATAATAGTAAACTACAGATAAACAGGAAATCGTTACGTTATCTCCGACAGTAGCTATCGTTAGAGGCTGTATGCGCTTCAAAACAACTCTCTCGTTTATAATATTGCTAATAAGCAAATCGGCTCGCGCAGTTACATTTCCTTCCGAATTTTGAGCAGCACAGTAGACAACTCCTGACTGGTTGGCTATTCTGGTGTAGGAGCGATCCGTTGAAATCAACGTATCTTTCCGCTCGTTCTCGGTCTATGCCAATAATTAAATAGAATCAGTACATCAGTACATAAGAATAAGTATGAGTATAAGTGCAACAACTCCCCATGCaatattatttaatttttaccTCATTCCATCCTGTTGTCAGTATCTCCTCTATCGAACAGTTTTGCCAAGGGGTATCATTGCAAGGTTTAAACCACAGCTGTATCTCTGGCAATGGATACCCTGTACTGCTACATACATATTGAACAGTCGCGTTAGGTCCAGCTTCAATGCTAGTCAGCTGCACTGTAGGTTTAGctgtaaaaccaaaaactttGTATCACTAGTACATTCTATACATAAATCAACAGCTTAGAACTTACCATACgcgaaaaccgaaacattgCAACGTTTAGACGCGTCTCCGGCATTGACAACAACGCTATAGAAATCCGTATCATGGACCGTCGGTTCGTGTATCGTCAGTTTGATATTGTATTTCGATTTCTTCAACACATATCTAGACTCGCGAGTTTCATTGATATTTAATTCTTCGTTATTGTATATGGATTTCTTCAATACGTATTTCGGGTCTTGAGTCTCattgatttttaattcctCGTTATTTTTGTACCACGTATAAGAAACATTTCGCGGATATGATCGATACTGTACGGATATTTCAATAGGTAGTGTTGAATTGCTTTCGATTGGCTTCCAGTTAATAATTCCGGTATTAGTCTTCTCCATGAGCTTCACGTAGTCTTTACCAGATTGACGAACGTACAAATTGTAACTATCATACAAAAAGTTGTCATCTGTTGACACTTCGCACCGATAGTTTCCGTCGTCCTGGTATGAAGCCTGTTCTATACGAAGCTCCTGTATAGCAAGATACTCATCAGTTTCCGTCGAGTTCTTCATCACATCTAGGCGACTAATTCGAATTCTTTCATCCTGAAATTTCCACATGAAAGTGCCGTCACTAGTGAAAGACATAAACGAATGCTTTGAAAGTTACCTTTCTGATGTGTCGACTGTCTGGAGGAACTTTCCACCTTATCTCAGGAACATGCCATTCATACAGGAAGCTGCAACTCAGTATGATGGCCTCTCCTAGGAATCCAACCCTTGTATCATTGCCTTTCATAAAAGGCACCAGCAGTTTGCGCCTATCagctatcaaatgatgtatttGTTTAGTTATAACCGTTCTAATCGTTTATACTCAAATCTATCTGGAGTGAATGTGAAAAATATCCTCGGAATCAAATCTAATGACCATACACTTACCCACAAATAAGGACATATTGTAGATTGtatttttgttaaaatcgCAGGTGAGTGATAATTTCTTTAATTTGAACACTTTATAATGCAGTATAAATCCTTTGGTTGGATCAGTGATAGGGTAACAGTTCTGAATAATACAAGAAAC is a window of Anopheles aquasalis chromosome 2, idAnoAquaMG_Q_19, whole genome shotgun sequence DNA encoding:
- the LOC126575782 gene encoding vascular endothelial growth factor receptor kdr-like, with amino-acid sequence MVRVVVWFSLVIVVMIQMLGAKVDSEIFVVEDYEPELVPPDETTNLTVGYVVLELGITWNITCTSDKRIMWTYYEPSYEWKPDVTITNIELENVYRPCRSVLQIRNTSAASVGRYYCVNSEAWPEQQKVLLDALVTENSAVTIYVYVKDPYQPLIPLKGGLTFIVYPHENVTFPCKPSQPGMNPELCVENDNCYPITDPTKGFILHYKVFKLKKLSLTCDFNKNTIYNMSLFVADRRKLLVPFMKGNDTRVGFLGEAIILSCSFLYEWHVPEIRWKVPPDSRHIRKDERIRISRLDVMKNSTETDEYLAIQELRIEQASYQDDGNYRCEVSTDDNFLYDSYNLYVRQSGKDYVKLMEKTNTGIINWKPIESNSTLPIEISVQYRSYPRNVSYTWYKNNEELKINETQDPKYSRYVLKKSKYNIKLTIHEPTVHDTDFYSVVVNAGDASKRCNVSVFAYAKPTVQLTSIEAGPNATVQYVCSSTGYPLPEIQLWFKPCNDTPWQNCSIEEILTTGWNETENERKDTLISTDRSYTRIANQSGVVYCAAQNSEGNVTARADLLISNIINERVVLKRIQPLTIATVGDNVTISCLSVVYYYTNETYFEYKGKKLIKSDRIWASDVSYIGNPSYVWETNFTIINANLKDAGNISCFVTNRNGTVERKDFNLTIDTPSEATIDSNFDIESQSVDLNTTLVLECLIGGVPEPQVRWFKKNVSDHEELIPDKNNMNITILKQKGKSILQIESMQENNTGTYRCEAENKMGTVSKRWMVTIRPTWLKDFMIFSIVSLLLLLIAAIVLFIHFYYKKKKEVEAMKEAGLAYFEEGNLDCYNPALALNEQADLLPYNADYEFPMESIELLEQLGSGAYGVVMKAKAIGIKEHENATTVAVKMIKKQADNEAILALVTELKIMIHLGQHVNVVNLLGAVTKNISKRKLMVIVEFCPLGSVQDFLLKCRPHFIDQIVPETGEINRLRRSESGNLYNSHGLKYVKLYFGTGNRKNTVETRDDAHGESSQEEYPRKRSSGGKVESSSDLQYPPTDEPKNTKGLVISMKTSECAVEYINMDKRNEGLEPTVVIKTEEPERTVNTTDLLCWAAQVASGMEYLASRNVLHGDLAARNVLLCHDNVVKICDFGLARSMYKCDKYKKKNEALLPFKWLALECISDHVFSTFSDIWAYGVFLWELFSLAKAPYPGMDANEELYNKLLEGYRLEKPRYANQDIYDIMLPCWNETPDSRPSFQELKNQFNSMLPDDIRDHLSKLNDPYVALNAEKIKRGVKDYLANIGASDKVASSVPDYVNVPASTDTADVQQHNYENNLNFTCNQAKKSSESRKNSMTREMIELPTRCEMVSKECEEMSTISPSCRPISNNNPDSIESDDSDHDEAESSKLCPLYAVSNPGYTLFTKDDGLL